Proteins encoded together in one Peribacillus asahii window:
- a CDS encoding argininosuccinate synthase → MANPKIVLAYSGGLDTSVAIKWLQNKGYDVVACCLDVGEGKDLDFIKEKAITVGAVSSYVIDAKDEFAEEYALISLQAHTLYEQKYPLVSALSRPLIAKKLVEVAEAENAVAVAHGCTGKGNDQVRFEVSIKALNPDLEVLAPVREWKWSREEEIEYAQENGIPVPIGLASPYSIDQNLWGRANECGILEDPWAAPPEDAYELTTALENTPDTPDVVEIGFELGVPVTLDGKSYKLAELILELNAIAGKHGVGRIDHVENRLVGIKSREVYEAPAAMTLIKAHKELEDITLVKDVAHFKPVIEKKLSELIYDGLWFSPLRDALIAFLAETQKTVTGTVRVKFFKGHAIVEGRKSEYSLYDEKLATYTKEDEFDHDAAVGFIKIFGLPTAVNSMVNNKKVTV, encoded by the coding sequence ATGGCAAATCCAAAGATTGTTTTAGCATATTCCGGAGGTCTTGATACTTCCGTTGCAATTAAATGGTTACAAAATAAAGGGTACGATGTAGTAGCTTGTTGTTTAGATGTTGGGGAAGGGAAAGATCTTGACTTTATTAAAGAAAAAGCGATTACAGTTGGTGCAGTTAGTTCATATGTAATTGATGCGAAAGATGAATTTGCAGAAGAATATGCATTAATTTCTCTTCAAGCACACACTTTATATGAACAAAAATATCCACTAGTATCAGCTCTTTCTCGTCCACTTATTGCAAAAAAATTGGTGGAAGTTGCAGAAGCTGAAAATGCAGTTGCGGTAGCACATGGATGTACGGGAAAAGGTAATGACCAAGTGCGCTTCGAAGTTTCTATTAAAGCGTTAAATCCAGATTTAGAAGTTCTTGCACCAGTTCGTGAGTGGAAATGGTCTCGTGAAGAAGAAATTGAATATGCACAAGAGAATGGTATTCCTGTTCCAATCGGTTTAGCGAGTCCATATTCAATTGACCAAAACCTATGGGGAAGAGCAAATGAATGTGGAATTCTTGAAGATCCATGGGCAGCACCACCTGAAGATGCATATGAATTAACAACTGCTTTAGAAAATACTCCTGACACTCCAGATGTTGTTGAAATTGGCTTTGAACTAGGTGTTCCAGTTACACTAGACGGAAAATCTTATAAACTAGCTGAACTCATTCTTGAGTTAAATGCAATTGCTGGTAAACACGGTGTTGGACGTATTGATCACGTAGAAAACCGTTTAGTTGGAATTAAGTCACGTGAAGTATACGAAGCTCCTGCTGCTATGACATTAATTAAAGCGCACAAAGAGTTAGAAGATATTACACTTGTTAAAGATGTAGCTCATTTTAAACCAGTTATTGAAAAGAAACTTTCTGAATTGATTTATGATGGTCTTTGGTTCTCTCCACTTCGTGATGCATTAATTGCGTTCTTAGCAGAAACACAAAAAACTGTAACAGGTACAGTACGTGTGAAATTCTTCAAAGGTCATGCAATTGTAGAAGGAAGAAAATCAGAGTACTCTCTATATGATGAGAAATTAGCAACTTATACAAAAGAAGATGAGTTTGATCACGATGCAGCGGTTGGTTTCATTAAAATCTTTGGTCTTCCAACAGCAGTAAACAGCATGGTGAACAACAAGAAGGTGACAGTGTGA